In the genome of Opitutia bacterium KCR 482, one region contains:
- the purD gene encoding phosphoribosylamine--glycine ligase: protein MEESKKLKVLVVGSGGREHAIVKAVKKSPRLEKLVCAPANGGISRDCEVASVAADDVEGIVSLAKSGGFDLVISGPEVPLSMGLADRLRAEGIAAYGPNKDGATLESSKAFSKAFMKKYGVPTAAGESFTDIAKAVEYIESAPFDVVIKASGLAAGKGVVIPETKAEAVAAAREMLEGGAFGDSGREIVVEEKMVGEEASIMLMVCGDKYVMLPASQDHKRVGEGDTGLNTGGMGAYAPAAVATKEVLDDVRKNIIAPTLAGLKSEGIDYRGTLYVGIMITAAGARVVEFNVRFGDPECQVLMPLVKSDVLEVLDDIANGRLDESKVEISGGYAAIVVVCAAGYPGKYRKGDEISFPPDSEIPDGAWIIHAGTKAVDGKILTAGGRVLGMVGTGATLPDALEDAYALCKKTSFDGAFYRRDIAHRELRRMGLLK, encoded by the coding sequence ATGGAAGAATCTAAAAAACTGAAAGTGCTTGTCGTCGGAAGCGGCGGCAGGGAACATGCAATCGTGAAGGCGGTGAAGAAGTCTCCGCGCTTGGAAAAGCTCGTGTGCGCGCCAGCAAACGGCGGAATCTCGCGCGACTGCGAAGTCGCAAGCGTCGCCGCTGACGACGTCGAGGGCATAGTGTCGCTCGCAAAAAGCGGCGGCTTCGACCTCGTCATAAGCGGCCCCGAAGTTCCCCTTTCGATGGGCTTGGCGGACAGGCTCCGCGCCGAGGGCATAGCGGCCTACGGGCCGAACAAGGACGGCGCGACGCTCGAATCGAGCAAGGCGTTTTCCAAGGCATTCATGAAAAAGTACGGCGTGCCTACCGCCGCGGGCGAAAGCTTTACCGACATCGCAAAGGCTGTCGAATACATAGAATCCGCGCCGTTCGACGTCGTGATTAAGGCGAGCGGACTTGCGGCGGGCAAGGGCGTTGTGATTCCCGAAACGAAGGCGGAGGCTGTTGCCGCCGCGCGCGAAATGCTCGAAGGCGGCGCGTTCGGCGATAGCGGCAGGGAAATCGTCGTGGAGGAAAAGATGGTCGGCGAAGAGGCGAGCATTATGCTCATGGTTTGCGGCGACAAATACGTAATGCTTCCCGCAAGTCAGGACCACAAGCGCGTGGGCGAGGGCGACACGGGTCTGAACACGGGCGGAATGGGGGCGTACGCGCCCGCCGCAGTCGCCACAAAAGAGGTGCTTGACGACGTCCGCAAAAACATCATAGCCCCCACGCTCGCGGGCTTGAAGTCCGAGGGCATAGACTACCGCGGAACGCTTTATGTGGGCATCATGATAACCGCCGCGGGCGCGAGGGTTGTTGAGTTCAACGTGCGCTTCGGAGACCCCGAATGCCAAGTTCTTATGCCGCTTGTAAAAAGCGACGTGCTTGAAGTTCTGGACGACATCGCAAACGGACGCCTCGACGAATCGAAAGTCGAAATTTCCGGCGGATACGCCGCGATAGTCGTAGTCTGCGCGGCGGGCTACCCCGGAAAATACCGCAAGGGCGACGAAATCTCGTTCCCGCCCGACTCCGAAATTCCCGACGGCGCGTGGATAATCCACGCGGGAACGAAAGCCGTTGACGGGAAAATCCTCACCGCGGGCGGACGCGTTCTCGGCATGGTGGGCACGGGCGCGACGCTTCCCGACGCCCTCGAAGACGCCTACGCGCTCTGCAAAAAAACGTCGTTCGACGGCGCGTTCTACCGCCGCGACATCGCCCACCGCGAGCTTCGCCGCATGGGTCTGCTTAAATAA
- a CDS encoding sugar phosphate isomerase/epimerase family protein, producing MIKKLIICLSAFALLCGCAGTDASKTRSQKHRKIALHGYVYSKVKTLEETVKEAKELGADGVVCSGSQKIAARFGGAKFSPDMTAEQKAFVKKLFADNKIEFVSYGIWDLSKKNNTPDKYLALCKELGIPVFTWEGKPEKIDMWNEAAGRYGVKVAIHNHQKGCAPDYVYWNPEMLWELIKDKPNMYACADNGHWTRSGLDTPSGYKALHGRLAAIHFKDPAQFGVLNLKTDAPLGKGCLDLKKCLKTLDDLGYDGYFVIENECVMDNPTETMRESIKYLREN from the coding sequence ATGATTAAGAAACTTATTATATGTTTGTCTGCTTTCGCGTTGCTTTGCGGTTGCGCGGGGACGGACGCGTCTAAAACCCGGTCGCAGAAGCACCGCAAGATTGCCCTGCACGGCTATGTTTATTCGAAAGTGAAGACTCTCGAAGAGACTGTCAAAGAGGCGAAAGAGCTTGGCGCGGACGGTGTGGTATGTTCGGGTTCGCAGAAAATCGCGGCGCGTTTCGGCGGCGCAAAGTTTTCGCCCGACATGACTGCCGAGCAAAAGGCGTTCGTCAAAAAGCTTTTTGCCGACAACAAAATCGAATTCGTCTCCTACGGCATTTGGGATTTGTCGAAGAAAAACAACACTCCCGACAAGTATCTCGCCTTATGTAAAGAGCTTGGCATTCCCGTTTTCACTTGGGAGGGCAAGCCCGAAAAAATCGACATGTGGAACGAGGCGGCTGGCAGGTACGGCGTAAAGGTCGCAATCCACAACCACCAGAAGGGTTGCGCGCCCGACTATGTTTATTGGAATCCAGAAATGCTTTGGGAGCTGATTAAGGACAAGCCCAACATGTACGCCTGCGCCGACAACGGGCACTGGACGCGGTCGGGCTTGGACACTCCCTCGGGCTACAAGGCCTTGCACGGCAGGCTTGCGGCAATCCACTTCAAAGACCCCGCGCAGTTCGGCGTTCTGAATCTAAAAACCGACGCGCCGCTCGGCAAGGGCTGTCTCGACCTCAAAAAGTGCTTGAAAACCCTCGACGATTTGGGCTACGACGGCTACTTCGTCATCGAGAATGAATGCGTGATGGACAACCCCACGGAGACCATGCGCGAGAGCATAAAGTACCTGCGCGAAAACTAA
- a CDS encoding LptF/LptG family permease, with translation MPKLLDRYIFCEWLKVFAIAIGVTLGILVLHDMYNNLGALINWGAGTREIALYYAFLAPTLVPVILPISLLLSLVYVLGSLHRNNEIVAMRSAGMNVFRITRSLWFAGVVLAGLLLWLNASFIPYCKESSRTIYDNARFEKEMKSMSISEVGKISNMCFNNRKDGRLWFTNSFSRAASRANGVRVSVLDGKGREVSRVMAREGVYDDVDKCWFFTDGQEISYDPQTHRATRAVGFDKKYYRDFTELPNIMILSMRRPKDLSLVETKTLIDALGDRSAFEVQPYLVRWYSIWASAFACIIVVAIAIPFSVAGVRTNPMVGVSKTVGLFFLFFVIDSVLAAMGGRGFLPPFWAAAIPVIAMLAFALSLYRKAI, from the coding sequence ATGCCGAAATTGTTGGACAGATATATTTTTTGCGAGTGGTTGAAAGTTTTTGCAATCGCAATCGGGGTGACCTTGGGAATTCTGGTGTTGCACGACATGTACAACAATCTCGGCGCGCTGATAAACTGGGGCGCGGGCACGCGCGAAATCGCGCTCTACTACGCATTTCTTGCGCCGACTCTCGTTCCCGTGATTCTGCCGATAAGCCTTTTGCTTTCGCTTGTGTATGTGTTGGGTTCGCTCCACCGCAACAACGAGATTGTCGCGATGCGTTCGGCTGGCATGAACGTGTTTAGAATCACGCGGTCGCTGTGGTTTGCGGGGGTGGTTCTTGCGGGGCTTTTGCTTTGGCTGAACGCGTCTTTCATTCCGTACTGCAAGGAGAGCTCGCGCACCATCTACGACAACGCGCGCTTCGAAAAGGAGATGAAGAGCATGAGCATTTCGGAGGTCGGGAAAATCTCCAACATGTGCTTCAACAACCGCAAGGACGGCCGCCTGTGGTTTACAAATTCGTTCAGCCGCGCGGCGAGCAGGGCGAACGGCGTGCGCGTGTCGGTGCTCGACGGCAAGGGCAGGGAGGTCTCGCGGGTGATGGCGCGCGAGGGCGTCTACGACGACGTAGACAAATGTTGGTTCTTCACCGACGGACAGGAGATTAGCTACGACCCCCAGACGCACAGGGCGACCCGCGCCGTCGGCTTCGACAAAAAATACTACCGCGATTTTACGGAGCTTCCAAACATCATGATTCTTTCGATGAGGCGTCCGAAGGACCTTTCGCTTGTCGAGACCAAGACGCTAATCGACGCCCTCGGCGACCGCTCCGCGTTCGAAGTCCAGCCGTATTTGGTGCGCTGGTACTCCATTTGGGCGAGCGCGTTTGCGTGCATAATCGTGGTGGCGATTGCGATTCCGTTTTCGGTTGCGGGCGTCCGCACGAACCCGATGGTAGGGGTCTCGAAAACCGTCGGCCTGTTTTTCCTGTTTTTCGTCATAGACAGCGTGCTTGCGGCAATGGGCGGACGCGGATTTCTGCCGCCGTTCTGGGCGGCGGCGATTCCCGTGATTGCGATGCTCGCGTTTGCGCTGTCGCTTTACAGAAAGGCAATCTGA